In Spirobacillus cienkowskii, a genomic segment contains:
- a CDS encoding patatin-like phospholipase family protein yields the protein MATDKYSGYKEFRVMYIGNSSLIESLKIEFVKAGARNISPLKPNSFSVSSYLFRRLALAANSFPGATVNFYSDVYELARELPVFDADLIILDERTMAQDSFADFSFADEHNEPEKNEGKQQTDVLHNSPSAFESSEQQAAVNFENLRSAIEKFTPRDFLYSMRRVVVVLPKSAGQTNREFYLSLANIRAAITDPGNSVELFLAATRELYNFRQNHKKTSICISGGGLEGYIYSIGVVNAIDNCLLDKEAGDFDIFCGVSSGAIVASTLAIGVHSDDLVRQIYRKHTSLEPIGLNTVFDLASSEIAKRAFDFVRAFSTFDSGELISRLQQSVPTGFFKGEKLKRFFEKQIQFFGMTDNMAALKKELYINVTDQDTGENVVFGEEPWKDIKISQAIRASTALPPFYLPERVKGHWFTDGQLTSASDFNTAIRKGAGLVVYIDPMVPYTSNLPGAVMKRGGYFAMVQAVKSLVQTRSSSLLKHSMDNYPNVDFVIFRPTDDVMEAMAGNPMKYHIRAELVDLGYRCTISQIISSYDAIAHKFAKHGFALKSKQVISSLLN from the coding sequence TTGGCAACAGACAAATACTCAGGGTACAAAGAGTTTCGTGTGATGTATATTGGAAACTCTTCGCTGATTGAGTCTTTAAAAATAGAGTTTGTCAAAGCAGGTGCAAGAAATATTTCTCCTCTTAAACCCAATTCTTTTTCAGTCTCTTCTTACTTATTTAGACGTTTAGCCTTGGCGGCAAATTCATTTCCCGGAGCAACAGTAAATTTTTATTCTGATGTGTACGAGTTAGCAAGAGAACTTCCTGTTTTTGATGCCGATTTGATTATTTTAGATGAAAGGACAATGGCTCAAGATTCTTTTGCTGATTTTTCTTTTGCCGATGAACACAACGAACCAGAAAAAAATGAAGGAAAACAACAAACTGATGTTTTGCATAATTCTCCATCCGCATTTGAATCCAGTGAACAACAAGCGGCAGTAAATTTTGAAAATTTACGTTCTGCCATTGAAAAATTTACACCGCGTGATTTTCTTTATTCTATGCGAAGAGTGGTTGTTGTTTTGCCAAAATCGGCAGGACAAACAAATCGAGAGTTTTATTTAAGTCTTGCAAATATTCGTGCTGCCATAACAGATCCTGGTAATTCTGTAGAATTATTTTTAGCAGCAACCCGTGAATTGTATAATTTTAGACAAAATCATAAGAAAACAAGCATTTGTATTTCTGGAGGTGGTTTAGAAGGCTACATCTACTCGATAGGTGTGGTAAATGCAATTGACAACTGTTTGCTAGATAAAGAGGCAGGAGATTTTGATATTTTTTGTGGTGTTTCCTCTGGAGCTATTGTTGCGAGTACTCTTGCAATCGGAGTTCATTCTGATGATCTTGTGCGTCAGATTTATCGAAAACATACCAGTTTAGAGCCTATAGGACTCAATACAGTTTTTGACCTAGCAAGTTCAGAAATTGCCAAGCGCGCGTTTGATTTTGTTCGCGCGTTTTCAACTTTTGACTCTGGTGAACTTATCAGTCGATTACAGCAATCTGTGCCAACAGGATTTTTTAAGGGAGAAAAATTAAAAAGATTTTTTGAAAAGCAAATTCAATTTTTTGGAATGACAGATAATATGGCAGCGCTAAAAAAAGAGCTCTATATCAATGTGACGGATCAAGATACTGGCGAAAATGTTGTCTTTGGTGAAGAGCCTTGGAAAGATATTAAAATTAGTCAAGCAATCCGAGCAAGCACGGCACTGCCTCCATTTTATTTGCCAGAACGCGTTAAAGGCCATTGGTTTACGGATGGACAACTAACAAGCGCATCCGACTTTAATACTGCTATTCGTAAGGGCGCCGGCTTGGTTGTTTATATTGACCCTATGGTTCCTTATACAAGTAATTTGCCTGGAGCAGTGATGAAGCGAGGCGGTTATTTTGCTATGGTACAAGCCGTAAAAAGCCTTGTACAAACCCGTTCGAGTTCACTGCTTAAGCATTCAATGGACAATTATCCAAATGTAGACTTTGTTATTTTTCGACCCACTGATGATGTGATGGAGGCGATGGCAGGAAATCCCATGAAATATCATATTCGTGCGGAGCTTGTCGATTTGGGTTATCGTTGTACCATTTCACAAATTATTTCATCGTATGATGCGATTGCACATAAGTTTGCCAAGCATGGATTTGCCCTAAAATCGAAACAAGTTATTTCTTCATTACTCAACTGA
- a CDS encoding THUMP domain-containing class I SAM-dependent RNA methyltransferase, translated as MKKKPHRHQSKFHSISNYFHTFQATNRFFVTTSRGLEDVLKEELEDISDRYNLRSKIWNGSAGCYFEAGWQGAIAANLTSMCASRVLLVLSESEVENVDELYQYATQIDWTAIFAKNLSFSVSASVQDTFVSNSMFVALKVKDAICDTFRRKYNDRPNVEPSHADVKIYVRLFRTQLSISVDTTGEPLSRRGYRLSTIEAPLKESIAASLLRMTGWMSLASKIWESSDPVYFEDKETRILKNQGIQGKSNAILLSPFLMDPMCGSGTFLIEAALALLHWKPNVHREHFAFLNLCPQNLLEIKKIYNNLKNKVIANEKSISELPLRIKLYCEKNGIQYSSDKISLFFGSDLLAGNVATAIECAKIAGVSKIVTFEKKDVLNAMPFASRGLLIVNPPYGERLKQDDDLKPLYQSLGDLWKQKFSFWTAWLLSSNENAIKSVGLKPTRRISVYNGAIACKFLKYDLYPKNDKHSL; from the coding sequence ATGAAGAAAAAACCCCATCGCCACCAAAGTAAATTTCATTCAATTTCAAATTACTTTCACACTTTCCAAGCGACAAATCGTTTTTTTGTGACAACATCGAGGGGATTGGAAGACGTTTTAAAAGAAGAACTAGAAGATATTTCAGATAGATACAATTTAAGGTCAAAAATATGGAACGGATCTGCTGGCTGCTATTTTGAAGCGGGATGGCAAGGGGCAATTGCAGCAAATTTAACATCAATGTGTGCAAGCCGAGTTTTATTGGTGTTGAGCGAAAGCGAGGTAGAAAACGTAGATGAGTTGTATCAGTATGCAACTCAAATAGATTGGACCGCAATTTTTGCTAAAAATTTGTCTTTTTCAGTGAGCGCATCTGTGCAAGATACGTTTGTCAGCAACTCAATGTTTGTTGCACTAAAAGTTAAAGATGCAATTTGTGATACTTTTCGTAGAAAATACAATGATCGTCCAAATGTTGAACCGAGTCATGCCGATGTTAAAATTTATGTTCGGCTTTTTAGAACTCAGTTGAGTATTTCTGTTGATACAACGGGAGAGCCTCTGTCAAGGCGCGGTTATCGTTTATCAACTATTGAAGCACCATTGAAAGAGTCAATTGCTGCATCTCTATTGCGAATGACGGGCTGGATGTCATTGGCTAGTAAAATATGGGAATCAAGCGATCCCGTTTACTTTGAAGATAAAGAAACCAGAATTTTAAAAAATCAAGGTATTCAAGGCAAATCAAATGCAATTTTATTGTCACCGTTTCTGATGGATCCAATGTGTGGTTCTGGAACATTTTTAATTGAAGCAGCTCTTGCTTTATTACATTGGAAACCCAACGTACACCGTGAGCATTTTGCATTTTTAAATTTATGTCCACAAAATCTGTTGGAAATTAAAAAAATTTATAATAATTTAAAAAATAAAGTGATTGCGAATGAAAAATCGATTTCTGAATTGCCATTGCGCATTAAATTATATTGTGAAAAAAATGGAATTCAATATTCTTCAGATAAGATTTCTTTGTTTTTTGGAAGTGATCTTTTAGCAGGTAATGTTGCCACAGCAATTGAGTGTGCTAAAATAGCAGGAGTCAGTAAAATTGTAACTTTTGAAAAAAAAGACGTACTCAATGCGATGCCATTTGCATCGCGTGGCCTTTTAATTGTCAATCCTCCATATGGCGAGAGACTCAAGCAGGATGACGACTTAAAACCATTGTACCAATCGCTTGGAGATTTATGGAAGCAAAAGTTTTCATTTTGGACTGCGTGGCTGTTATCAAGTAATGAAAATGCCATAAAATCTGTTGGGTTAAAGCCGACCCGAAGAATTTCTGTTTATAACGGAGCCATTGCATGTAAGTTTTTAAAATATGATCTTTACCCAAAAAACGATAAACACTCTCTGTAA